The sequence below is a genomic window from Thermodesulfobacteriota bacterium.
CCATAACCCCATATGTCACGTGCCCTTTTATGCATCATCTCTGCTAAAGCCTCGGCGATTCTATCTCCGAGCGCTTGGACCATTATTGCAGAATAGTCATCGTTGTTTTCTTTAAAACTATCTGAAAAAGTTTCAACTTCTTCACCTGTGGTAACTACGAATCCTCCGATAAAATCCTCTTTTTTAGATTCTAGCGGAGCAACAAAGTCGGACAATGCCAGATAAGTTTCCTCCGGACCCCTATCTTTTTGTTGACGAAGCGTATACAGCTTTGCAATTACTTCTTTTCTTTTATCGTCTGAGTAAACCTCTATATCGTCACCAGATGAGTTTGCCGGCCATATACCAAAAACAGCTCTTGGTCTGAATCTGCTTTCTCTTACTATTTGATCAAGCAGTTTATTCGCATCTTCAAATATGGACTTGGCTTGTTTGCCGTATTTTTTATGTTCCAGGATATTTGGATATACTCCCTTTAGTTCCCATACCCAAAATAGGGGTGACCAGTCAATAAAAGGAATTATCTCTTCGACTCCAAATTCCATAACCTGGGTGCCAAGTTTTGAAGGAATATCAATCCTTACATCGTTCCAGTCTGTGTTGAGTCCTTTAGTGCGAGCCTGTTCTATAGGGAGATAGTTGGTCTTTTGCTGGGCAGAGGAGTGAAGTCTACGAAGCTCTTCATGTTTTTCCGCTAGATCGTTTGCAACTTTGTCATACTTATTAGGGTTGAGCAGGTCATTGCAGACATTTACAACAAGTGAGGCGTCCTGTACATGGCTTACAACTCCTGAGTACTCCGGCGCAATTTTAATAGCGGTATGGGCCTTGCTTGTGGTTGCCCCGCCTATAAGAAGCGGTGTTTTAAAGCCCTGACGTTCCATCTCAGAAGCGTTGTAGATCATCTCGTCCAGTGAAGGCGTAATAAGCCCGCTCAGGCCAATTATATTCGCATCCATATCCTTTGCCGTTTTTAATATGTTATCGCAGGCTACCATCACACCAAGATCTATTACTTCATAGTTGTTACAGCCCAAAACCACAGAGACTATGTTCTTTCCTATATCGTGAACATCACCTTTAACCGTAGCGATGACAAATTTCCCTTTGGCATGCGCAGCACCTGATTTTGCCTTTTCTTCTTCCATATAAGGCTCAAGGTATGCTACAGCTTTTTTCATTACCCTGGCGCTCTTTACAACCTGTGGCAAAAACATCTTACCTTCGCCAAATAGATCTCCAACTATTTTCATACCGTCCATTAATGGGCCTTCAATTACATCAAGTGGCCTATCATGTTTTTGCCTTGCTTCCTCTGTGTCTTCATCTATATAGTCCACTATACCTTTAACTAGTGCATGTGAGAGCCTTTCTTCAACGCTTGCCTCACGCCATTTCTCTGTGTCTTTCTCTTTTGTTTTTTCAGTCCCCTTTACCTGCTCGGCATATTCGATAAGAATCTCAGTTGCATCTGGATTTCTATTAAGAAGGACATCTTCAACTTTAGTAAGCAGCTCAGGATCAATGTTTTCATATACTTCAAGCATACCGGCGTTAACAATTGCCATATCGAGACCCGCTTTTATAGCATGGTACAAGAATGCACTGTGCATTGCCTCTCTAACTACATTATTACCCCTGAAAGAGAATGAAATATTACTTATTCCGCCGCTGGTTTTAGCCCCGGGGCATACTTTTTTTATCTCTCTAACTGCCTCTATAAAATCTACTGCATAATTGTTGTGCTCCTCGATTCCGGTGGCGACAGTAAGTACATTTGGATCAAAAATTATATCTTGAGGGTCCATACCGACTTTTTCTGTGAGAAGTTTATATGCTCTTTCACAAATTCTGATCTTATCTTCTTTGGTTGCGGCCTGCCCTTTTTCATCAAATGCCATCACCACAGCAGCGGCGCCGTATCGCATTACAATTTCCGCCTGCTCGAGGAATTTTTTCTCTCCTTCTTTTAGGCTTATAGAGTTCACGATTCCCTTGCCTTGAATACACTTAAGCCCTTCTTCAATTACGGAGAACTTCGAGCTATCTATCATGATGGGCACTCTGGAAATGTCCGGCTCAGATGCTACTAGGTTTAAAAACCTTCTCATGCACGCCTCGCCGTCTAATAGCGCTTCATCAAAGTTTATGTCAATAATATTTGCTCCGTTTTCAACCTGCTGCTTTGCAACACTAAGAGCCGAGTCAAAATCGTCTTCTTTAATAAGTCTCGCAAATCTTGGCGAGCCGGTAACGTTTGTTCTCTCTCCTACCATAATAAATGGAGACTCCTCACCAATGTTAAGAGCCTCGAGACCACTTAGCCTTGTAGCAGGCTCTATTTTTGGAATAGCTCTAGGGGAAATGTCATTAACTTTATACACAAGTGCCCTTATATGATCAGGTGTGGTTCCGCAGCATCCGCCGACAACATTGATAAATCCGCTCTGAGCAAATTCTTCTAAAAACCCTGAAGTGTCATCAGGTGTTTCGTCATAACCGGTATCACTTAGAGGATTAGGAAGCCCAGCGTTTGGATAACAGCTTATGTAGAAGTCAGCTACCTTAGAAAGCTCTTCAATATAAGGCCTCATTTCCTCTGCCCCAAGGGCGCAGTTAATCCCTACGCTTATAGATTTAGCATGTCTTATAGAGTTCCAAAAAGCTTCAATTGTCTGGCCGGATAGTGTTCTTCCCGATGCATCAGTAATTGTTACAGAAAGCATTAGCGGGATTTTTTCATGGTGCTCGTTCAAAAAATTATTGATACCGAAAATTGCTGCTTTAAGATTGAGCGTGTCAAAAGTAGTCTCGGCAAAAAGTATATCTACACCGCCTTCGACTAGTGCTTTTGTCTGCTCGTAATATGCATGCACTAACTCATCAAAAGTAACACCTCTATAGGCTGGGTCATTTACATCCGGTGAGATAGAGGCGGTCTTGTTTGCCGGGCCTAGAGCGCCTGCGACAAAGCAGGTTCTTTGAGGGTTTTCTGCCATAAACTCATCAACTGCTGCCCTTCCCACTTTTGCGGCAGCATGGTTTATTTCAGGAATTATATCATCAAGATCATAGTCTGATTGTGAGAGTCTATTGGCATTGAACGTGTTTGTCTCAATAATATCTGCGCCTGCTTCTAAATACTGTGTGTGAATATCTGTAATAATTTCGGGCCGTGTTATGCATAGAAGGTCGTTATTGCCCTTAAGATCGATATGGTGATCTGCAAAGCGCTCGCCTTTGAAATCCTCTTCTTCCAATTTATGGCGCTGTATCATAGTACCCATAGCCCCATCTAAGAAGAGAATTCTCTCTTTTAGAAGCTTGGATAATAAATCATATGATTTTGACAGTTTTTTTGTCATTGCATTATTTTACCAGACTAAAGATTTATAATTTGAATGTTTTAGGTTTTAGAGCTTATGATGTCCAATCGTTTCTAAGGGTTCTGAGTTCAACGAAAACAGACGCAGGGTCAGTTTTTAGATCAGGGTTTCTTTTCTTTAGCTCATCTACAATTACAGGATCGTCAAAGCGCATAAATGGGTTATATGTTTTTTCTTCTCCCAAAGTTGAAGGTGGTATCGAACTGTTTTTAGAGACTGCATCTTGTATCTCTGATAGTTTAGCTTTTACAGCTTGATTCTCAGGATCTAGGTCTAGAGCGAATTTTAGATTAGCCTCAGCATACTCGTGGCCTACAAACATTCTGTAATCATCAGTAAGCTCTCTTATTCTGGAAAGGCTCTTATAAAGGTCCTCAACGACTCCTCTATGAGCCGTATTTCCGCACCCTGATTGAAATACTGTATCTCCTACAAAGATATTATTGCCAACAATGAGCGATATGTGCTCTGGGCAATGGCCTGGAGTATGAATTACCTTTATTTCTATATCCCCGACTTTGATAACATCACCTTCATCCACAGTTTCATATCTTGTCCCAATACGCTCAACTCCTAAGGGATGAACCAGTGCTTTTGAAATTAATGACAGGCTTACCTTTAGAATAGGATCATTTCCGCTTATGTGGTCTGGATGGCAGTGTGTGTTGATAACATATTTAACCATAAGCCCATTGTCTCTAATAAAGTTTAAAAGAATTATAGGATCTATAGGATCAATTACTGCACATTCTTTAGTGTTATGGCACCATATGATGTAGTTATAGTTGCTGTCGCTGTCATCAATCAACACTCTTGCTATAGAGAATCCGTCATCACTATAGATATCCATTTGTTATCTCCTGAGTTAGCATATTGAATAAGGATAGTTAGTATGCCATAAAATATTAAAATTATTCACTCTTTGCAGGTAAAATATATACCTATGCCAAATAATCAAGGGGTTACCTATAAGACTATGAGCGTGAAGAATATTTTAATTATTTTGCCTATACTGATCGTATTTGCATTAGTTGGCTGCAACAAAGAGCCAGAGTACATACCAGGCCAGGGAATTCAGGGGATTAGAGAGCCGATCTTTAGAATATTATTATCCCCAGTTGCGTATGATGGGGCAATTGTTGTTGTTGAGGGTGTTGTGAGGGACTATGAACAAGCTTCGTCTGAAGATGGTAGTGATAATGAAGCTACGTTTAAACTCTTTGATTCCAAGGGGAATTACATTAACATTGTCATGCCCGGAGAGTGGGAGATAGTTGACAATGATTATCTAATAGTTGGCGGTATTTATAGAAATAATACAAATATTATAGATGCTCAGCAGTTTGAAAAAGTAGAATTTAAAGAATTGGAAGACAAAGACATAGAGAAGGAAATTGAAAAGAGGGACGATTGGTAAACCCAATAAAATATAGGGTTTGAACTTTGACAAGAC
It includes:
- the metH gene encoding methionine synthase — protein: MTKKLSKSYDLLSKLLKERILFLDGAMGTMIQRHKLEEEDFKGERFADHHIDLKGNNDLLCITRPEIITDIHTQYLEAGADIIETNTFNANRLSQSDYDLDDIIPEINHAAAKVGRAAVDEFMAENPQRTCFVAGALGPANKTASISPDVNDPAYRGVTFDELVHAYYEQTKALVEGGVDILFAETTFDTLNLKAAIFGINNFLNEHHEKIPLMLSVTITDASGRTLSGQTIEAFWNSIRHAKSISVGINCALGAEEMRPYIEELSKVADFYISCYPNAGLPNPLSDTGYDETPDDTSGFLEEFAQSGFINVVGGCCGTTPDHIRALVYKVNDISPRAIPKIEPATRLSGLEALNIGEESPFIMVGERTNVTGSPRFARLIKEDDFDSALSVAKQQVENGANIIDINFDEALLDGEACMRRFLNLVASEPDISRVPIMIDSSKFSVIEEGLKCIQGKGIVNSISLKEGEKKFLEQAEIVMRYGAAAVVMAFDEKGQAATKEDKIRICERAYKLLTEKVGMDPQDIIFDPNVLTVATGIEEHNNYAVDFIEAVREIKKVCPGAKTSGGISNISFSFRGNNVVREAMHSAFLYHAIKAGLDMAIVNAGMLEVYENIDPELLTKVEDVLLNRNPDATEILIEYAEQVKGTEKTKEKDTEKWREASVEERLSHALVKGIVDYIDEDTEEARQKHDRPLDVIEGPLMDGMKIVGDLFGEGKMFLPQVVKSARVMKKAVAYLEPYMEEEKAKSGAAHAKGKFVIATVKGDVHDIGKNIVSVVLGCNNYEVIDLGVMVACDNILKTAKDMDANIIGLSGLITPSLDEMIYNASEMERQGFKTPLLIGGATTSKAHTAIKIAPEYSGVVSHVQDASLVVNVCNDLLNPNKYDKVANDLAEKHEELRRLHSSAQQKTNYLPIEQARTKGLNTDWNDVRIDIPSKLGTQVMEFGVEEIIPFIDWSPLFWVWELKGVYPNILEHKKYGKQAKSIFEDANKLLDQIVRESRFRPRAVFGIWPANSSGDDIEVYSDDKRKEVIAKLYTLRQQKDRGPEETYLALSDFVAPLESKKEDFIGGFVVTTGEEVETFSDSFKENNDDYSAIMVQALGDRIAEALAEMMHKRARDIWGYGEEEDLSPEDLIKEKYRGIRPAPGYPACPDHTEKQTLWQLLDVEKKIGVSLTENFAIYPPSSVAGLYFSHPDSKYFHVGQIDKDQVHEYAARKSIETSEAEKWLRPNLGYDSTRNKKAV
- a CDS encoding hydroxyacylglutathione hydrolase C-terminal domain-containing protein, with product MDIYSDDGFSIARVLIDDSDSNYNYIIWCHNTKECAVIDPIDPIILLNFIRDNGLMVKYVINTHCHPDHISGNDPILKVSLSLISKALVHPLGVERIGTRYETVDEGDVIKVGDIEIKVIHTPGHCPEHISLIVGNNIFVGDTVFQSGCGNTAHRGVVEDLYKSLSRIRELTDDYRMFVGHEYAEANLKFALDLDPENQAVKAKLSEIQDAVSKNSSIPPSTLGEEKTYNPFMRFDDPVIVDELKKRNPDLKTDPASVFVELRTLRNDWTS